A window of the Tunturibacter empetritectus genome harbors these coding sequences:
- a CDS encoding HlyD family efflux transporter periplasmic adaptor subunit translates to MNLAEAFNAALPDLPARRGRTAHPKLNPALVFRENIEDGNPIIVALIRGTDKIFRFSLEQWRIVELFDGTRAYEDVTKAHAELYNVVYSTDDLKEFAGGLDDADFWYKTPLEKNIALQQKLESSRHQHTHRKSKWGDISHMQFSAWDPDRYFNWIYPYSRWIYSRWFTALTLLLFGFMMTLFIANWSQIGRDTVQFYTFTEKSAGDLAEFWILFLILGFFHESAHGLTCKHYGAEVHAMGFHLIFLTPAFFVDVSEAWVYANRWQRLVTIIAGIWVEMIFCAFATIVWWGTPAGSDAHDLAYKIMLLTGVAVIVVNMNPLIKLDGYYAFSEVIGFSDIKEKSTAYLSGLVRGRIFGLPVEVEYVPRRRRFGYLAYAILSGVYSYSLLYTVIRFSHNVFLKYSPDWAFLPALALGMVIFRSRIRIFLRFAQTVYLDKKDRVRSWITATRLSVAAAVLLVVLFAPVLHETVSARFVLEPSRREVVRTIVPGRVAEVLVAEGQSVAAGEPLVRMQNAQVDAGRTRSQEDFALTGVKRVQAQLTQADLGAVSQEHTRAGVERTIAEEETAQLAPSAPVAGTVMTPHLRDLAGTYLDAGAAIAEIGETEQMRVRMFVVEYAVPRVRNGAKVHLLVDGRFSPAYTRVEDMQPAPEVLAPALEGIKKGKEGDILKYYVADALIPNDGTLHDGMTGTAKIAVRSRSVMGLMGKEVREFFDRKIW, encoded by the coding sequence ATGAATCTCGCCGAAGCATTCAACGCGGCGCTGCCCGATCTGCCTGCACGCAGAGGCCGGACCGCGCATCCGAAGCTGAACCCTGCGCTGGTGTTCCGCGAAAATATTGAGGATGGCAATCCGATTATTGTTGCCCTCATCCGCGGCACGGACAAGATCTTTCGGTTCAGCCTGGAGCAGTGGCGAATTGTGGAGTTGTTCGATGGAACACGCGCGTACGAAGACGTAACTAAGGCCCATGCAGAGCTCTATAACGTGGTCTACAGCACGGATGATCTGAAGGAGTTTGCCGGCGGCCTGGACGACGCTGACTTCTGGTACAAGACGCCGCTGGAAAAGAATATTGCGCTGCAGCAGAAGCTTGAAAGCAGCCGGCATCAACATACGCATCGCAAATCGAAGTGGGGCGACATCTCACACATGCAGTTTTCGGCGTGGGATCCTGACCGGTACTTCAATTGGATCTATCCTTATTCGCGATGGATTTACTCGCGATGGTTTACGGCACTCACGCTGCTTCTGTTTGGGTTCATGATGACTTTGTTCATCGCTAACTGGAGCCAGATTGGTCGAGATACGGTTCAGTTCTATACGTTCACGGAGAAGAGCGCGGGCGATCTTGCGGAGTTCTGGATTCTGTTTTTGATACTGGGCTTTTTTCATGAGTCTGCGCATGGGCTGACCTGCAAGCACTACGGAGCGGAGGTCCACGCGATGGGCTTTCATCTTATCTTTCTGACTCCGGCATTTTTTGTGGATGTCAGTGAGGCCTGGGTTTACGCAAACCGCTGGCAACGTCTGGTTACGATCATCGCCGGGATATGGGTGGAGATGATCTTCTGTGCTTTTGCGACGATCGTGTGGTGGGGTACCCCTGCGGGAAGCGATGCGCACGACCTTGCTTACAAGATCATGCTGTTGACTGGTGTCGCGGTGATCGTTGTGAATATGAATCCGCTGATCAAGCTGGATGGCTACTACGCTTTTTCTGAGGTGATTGGCTTCTCGGATATCAAGGAGAAGTCGACGGCGTATCTCTCGGGTTTGGTCAGGGGGAGGATCTTCGGGCTTCCGGTCGAGGTAGAGTATGTGCCCAGGCGCAGGCGTTTCGGCTATCTTGCGTATGCCATTCTCTCTGGTGTTTATAGCTACAGTCTTCTCTACACGGTGATACGGTTCAGTCATAATGTCTTTCTGAAGTACAGTCCCGACTGGGCGTTTCTGCCTGCCCTGGCGTTGGGTATGGTCATCTTCCGCTCGCGTATTCGCATCTTTCTGAGGTTCGCTCAAACCGTGTATCTGGATAAAAAAGACCGGGTTCGATCGTGGATCACCGCTACTCGCTTGAGTGTGGCTGCGGCTGTTCTCCTTGTTGTTTTGTTTGCGCCGGTTTTGCATGAGACGGTGAGCGCCAGGTTTGTTCTGGAGCCAAGCCGGCGTGAGGTGGTGAGAACGATTGTTCCTGGCCGGGTTGCGGAGGTTCTGGTTGCTGAGGGACAGAGTGTTGCGGCAGGCGAGCCATTGGTCAGAATGCAAAATGCGCAGGTAGATGCCGGGCGTACAAGGTCGCAGGAGGACTTTGCACTTACCGGGGTGAAACGGGTGCAGGCTCAACTTACGCAAGCCGATCTCGGGGCTGTGTCCCAGGAGCATACCCGCGCGGGAGTAGAGCGAACCATTGCAGAGGAGGAGACTGCCCAACTTGCTCCGAGTGCGCCGGTGGCGGGTACGGTGATGACGCCGCATCTGCGGGATCTTGCGGGCACCTACCTGGATGCGGGAGCGGCGATTGCAGAGATTGGCGAGACCGAACAGATGCGGGTTCGCATGTTCGTCGTGGAATATGCAGTGCCACGGGTGCGGAACGGAGCCAAGGTTCATCTGCTGGTGGATGGACGATTCTCGCCGGCATACACTCGCGTTGAGGATATGCAGCCGGCACCGGAGGTTTTGGCGCCTGCGCTCGAGGGAATCAAGAAGGGCAAAGAGGGAGACATTCTGAAGTACTACGTGGCCGATGCGTTGATACCCAACGATGGGACTCTGCACGATGGGATGACTGGAACTGCAAAGATTGCGGTGCGAAGTCGAAGCGTGATGGGGCTCATGGGCAAAGAGGTACGGGAGTTTTTTGATCGGAAGATCTGGTGA
- a CDS encoding efflux RND transporter periplasmic adaptor subunit: MKHLFAVMIATAALLVSLGCAPSKAQLPAAPVQVAHSTETAKSQLTKNVPPPHELVVSGPITLEQQLDIVALRSGVIVMLPVDVDTVVQKGQLLAGLDARQLEADRNTARYKVESLEADLKNWQSELQVRETDMRRAEAMHKEGITTQEAYDHSRYEVAASQFEVERQRGEMLSAKANLQSIDLELEKTRFVAPFKGVVAQRYVRLGQYVTTGDKLFRVMGASPLEVRFTLPGAEAVLLKRGDLVTVSATPEFQQATDATVTHVSPVVDPGSGTIEVTAVLKNRLPGLIPGTVASIRIAR; this comes from the coding sequence ATGAAGCATCTTTTTGCGGTGATGATTGCGACGGCGGCTTTGCTGGTGAGTCTTGGTTGCGCTCCGAGTAAGGCGCAGCTGCCCGCCGCGCCGGTTCAGGTAGCGCACAGCACGGAGACGGCGAAGTCTCAGCTGACTAAGAACGTGCCGCCGCCGCACGAGCTCGTGGTCAGCGGCCCGATTACGCTGGAGCAGCAACTGGATATTGTGGCTCTTCGATCCGGGGTGATCGTGATGCTTCCTGTGGACGTAGACACGGTGGTGCAGAAGGGTCAGTTGCTGGCCGGTCTGGACGCGCGTCAGTTGGAGGCGGATCGCAATACGGCTAGGTATAAGGTCGAGAGTCTTGAAGCAGACCTGAAGAACTGGCAGTCTGAGCTGCAAGTTCGTGAGACCGATATGCGCCGGGCGGAGGCGATGCATAAGGAAGGCATCACAACCCAGGAGGCGTATGACCACAGCCGCTACGAGGTTGCCGCGAGCCAGTTTGAAGTGGAGCGGCAGCGCGGAGAGATGCTGAGCGCAAAGGCTAACCTGCAGTCCATCGATCTGGAGTTGGAGAAGACAAGATTCGTAGCGCCTTTCAAAGGGGTGGTGGCGCAACGCTATGTGCGGCTTGGCCAATACGTAACGACCGGAGATAAGCTTTTTCGGGTGATGGGCGCGTCGCCGCTCGAGGTGCGATTCACTCTGCCCGGGGCAGAGGCAGTTCTGTTGAAGCGTGGGGATTTGGTGACCGTATCGGCAACACCCGAGTTTCAGCAGGCGACCGATGCGACGGTGACACATGTAAGTCCCGTCGTCGACCCGGGCAGCGGCACGATTGAGGTGACTGCGGTGTTGAAGAACCGGCTGCCGGGACTTATCCCTGGCACGGTCGCCTCAATACGGATTGCGAGATGA
- a CDS encoding GAF domain-containing protein — MNDPARASLLERFSISLLAELESGPRARLLSLGISKLLPESSVLVYLLDERRSIWMLKTAVGEVSADRHGIALDSGGLGAVATERIVLQFSAEELSREDFAHLDIRQSFRSLTYIPVLLEEQLLGCVEVVSFSEPPTEDVLSTIVEMTDCAAVALGAASLYESERSAGLSSVLRLTQLYDIEKVFNATLEMQELLPVICSKVQDLVGASAVNLWMVDQDDLMLIQQAGEDSAAGVGDRQVAGGGIVGDAGETGEAVLLQAEDDALQQRNLRPTDVAATSLMAAPLVKDESLTGVLEVVSYDPEFVFSDDDLFTLTQVAESAAQALHNSSLLQAERKIEILQTLVSVSQEITSTLNLQRVLQAIVNQPQLVIPYERAAIALEQRNRVTVQAISGVTKLDLSSPEAETLNGLLRWVAGLGTEVYVTQHEEEISDPRPETREKFLRYFETTGSRSFYAIPLGDDEGTLGILSFESSDPDFLTTLHFEIIKILASQATLALRNASLYKEVPFIGILEPLIEKRRRFMAIERRRRALILTSCAAVLLALILVPFPMRVVGQAQVSPAQTQYVHAEEDSVVQRVFVHEGDPVQPGTPLLQMTDWGQRASLAAAQAKYNTAMAQMTRALIDNDATVAGQHQLESDYLHEEVTRLSDRLSRTTVHAEIAGVVTTPHVEDLVGKKLSSGDPLVELVSTASVVVDVAVPERDVELLKTGAPTNIKLESFPTATFSGTVSVISPSGKAEDDSHVFFARVAVPNPAGDLRPGMQGLGKIRVGMRPLGYVLFRDSALWMWSKLWSWFSW; from the coding sequence TTGAACGATCCGGCCCGCGCGTCTCTGCTTGAAAGATTTTCGATCTCCCTTCTGGCGGAGTTGGAGAGCGGTCCACGTGCGCGACTTTTGTCGCTCGGCATCTCCAAGCTGCTGCCGGAGTCTTCCGTTCTGGTGTATCTGCTCGACGAGAGGCGATCGATCTGGATGTTGAAGACTGCCGTTGGTGAGGTGTCCGCCGATCGGCATGGCATTGCACTCGATTCAGGAGGCCTGGGCGCTGTGGCGACGGAGCGTATTGTGCTGCAGTTCAGCGCCGAGGAGTTGAGCCGGGAAGACTTTGCGCATCTTGATATTCGTCAGAGCTTTCGTTCTCTGACTTATATTCCTGTCTTGCTTGAAGAGCAGTTACTGGGGTGCGTTGAGGTGGTTAGTTTCTCTGAACCGCCCACGGAGGATGTGCTTTCAACCATCGTGGAGATGACCGATTGTGCAGCCGTTGCCCTCGGCGCAGCTTCGCTTTATGAGTCGGAGCGAAGCGCCGGCCTCTCTTCTGTGCTTCGACTTACGCAGCTTTACGACATCGAAAAAGTGTTCAACGCGACGCTTGAGATGCAGGAGCTGCTTCCTGTGATCTGCTCGAAGGTGCAGGATCTGGTGGGGGCTTCTGCGGTGAATTTGTGGATGGTCGATCAGGACGACTTGATGCTGATCCAACAGGCGGGGGAGGATTCTGCGGCAGGAGTGGGTGATCGCCAGGTGGCCGGCGGGGGCATCGTTGGAGATGCCGGTGAAACTGGCGAAGCGGTGCTGCTGCAGGCTGAGGACGATGCACTGCAACAGCGGAATCTGCGACCGACAGACGTTGCGGCCACTTCGTTGATGGCTGCGCCTTTGGTGAAGGATGAGAGTTTGACTGGCGTGCTCGAGGTCGTCAGCTATGACCCGGAGTTTGTCTTTAGTGATGACGACCTCTTTACCTTGACGCAGGTGGCTGAGTCGGCTGCGCAGGCGCTGCACAACTCCTCCCTTTTGCAGGCAGAACGAAAGATTGAGATTCTTCAGACGCTGGTGAGCGTGAGTCAGGAGATCACCTCCACGCTGAATCTGCAGCGGGTCCTGCAGGCCATCGTGAATCAACCGCAGCTTGTGATTCCGTATGAGCGCGCCGCGATTGCCCTGGAACAGAGAAACAGGGTGACCGTGCAGGCTATCTCCGGCGTGACGAAGCTCGATCTGTCTAGCCCGGAGGCGGAGACGCTCAACGGCCTGCTGCGCTGGGTGGCGGGATTGGGGACGGAGGTTTATGTTACGCAACACGAGGAGGAGATCAGTGACCCGCGACCCGAGACGCGCGAGAAGTTTCTCCGTTATTTTGAGACGACCGGGTCGCGCAGTTTTTACGCCATCCCTCTCGGAGATGACGAAGGCACGCTGGGAATTCTTTCGTTTGAGAGCTCCGATCCCGATTTTCTGACTACGCTGCACTTTGAGATCATCAAGATTCTGGCGAGCCAGGCGACTTTGGCGTTGCGGAATGCTTCGCTCTACAAGGAAGTTCCGTTTATCGGCATACTCGAGCCTTTGATTGAAAAAAGACGTCGCTTTATGGCGATTGAGAGGCGCCGACGCGCACTGATTTTGACGTCGTGCGCTGCCGTACTGCTTGCGTTGATCCTGGTGCCGTTTCCGATGCGGGTTGTCGGACAAGCGCAGGTGAGCCCAGCACAGACGCAATATGTTCACGCAGAAGAGGATAGTGTTGTGCAGCGAGTCTTCGTGCATGAGGGAGATCCAGTACAGCCTGGAACTCCGCTGCTTCAGATGACGGATTGGGGGCAGCGGGCGAGTCTGGCTGCGGCACAGGCGAAGTACAACACGGCTATGGCACAGATGACTCGGGCTCTGATCGACAACGATGCGACGGTAGCGGGGCAACATCAGCTCGAGTCGGACTATCTGCATGAGGAGGTGACCAGGTTGAGCGACAGGCTCTCGCGAACAACGGTCCATGCGGAAATAGCGGGTGTGGTCACGACCCCGCATGTCGAAGATCTTGTCGGAAAGAAACTCTCGAGCGGAGACCCCCTGGTGGAGTTGGTGAGCACAGCGAGCGTGGTGGTAGATGTTGCGGTGCCGGAACGGGATGTCGAACTTCTGAAGACGGGTGCGCCGACCAATATCAAACTGGAGTCGTTCCCGACCGCGACGTTTAGCGGGACGGTTAGTGTGATCAGTCCATCGGGCAAAGCTGAAGACGACAGCCATGTCTTTTTTGCGAGAGTAGCGGTACCCAATCCGGCGGGTGATCTGAGGCCGGGGATGCAGGGTCTTGGAAAGATTCGAGTGGGAATGCGGCCGTTGGGCTATGTGCTGTTTCGTGATTCGGCTCTCTGGATGTGGTCCAAGCTTTGGAGTTGGTTTAGCTGGTGA
- a CDS encoding trypsin-like peptidase domain-containing protein, with translation MKVALSMVSALLLLLVSLPASGQSPDTTGTSVDKTAILREYDQAIDEVAEHAMRSVVQIEVTGFGKPESKEDEEDPTAMQRQRVIGSGVIVDPDGYIVTNNHVVTGALRIRVIVAPTTVELITGHTQLANPQRVYEAKLIGTNRYADLAVIKIEAHDLPAIALPEAFHVRLGQTVIAIGSPQGLDHTITKGIISAVGRQPELDRPMVYVQTDAPINPGNSGGPLIDRDGHLIGINTFIYSSGGGSEGLGFAIPEPVVRFVYHELKAHGFVPSVSIGAHAQAISPDLAAGLKLPQDHGVIFSDVDAGGPAANAGIKAGDIVEKIDGVPIDSFPKYTAFLYVHQRGAPLRVEILRGGKPVTLSVNPVDSLPMVDSLSDLTNPKKDLIPSLGIFVIDLNDFIAAALPGLRSKRGVVVAGVLAGEPATLATLEVGDVVRSLNGRELNSSEELRQQLANFKPGESVALEVERQGVLQYVAFEVE, from the coding sequence ATGAAAGTCGCACTCTCGATGGTCTCTGCTCTTTTGCTGCTTTTGGTATCGTTGCCTGCATCTGGCCAGAGTCCAGATACGACGGGTACTTCCGTAGACAAGACGGCGATTTTACGGGAGTACGACCAGGCGATTGATGAGGTTGCCGAACACGCGATGCGCTCGGTGGTGCAGATAGAAGTCACCGGCTTTGGAAAGCCGGAGAGCAAAGAGGACGAGGAAGATCCGACGGCGATGCAACGACAGCGCGTGATCGGGTCGGGAGTTATCGTCGATCCGGATGGCTATATTGTCACCAACAACCACGTTGTAACGGGTGCGCTGCGGATTCGCGTGATCGTTGCACCGACGACCGTGGAGCTGATAACAGGGCACACGCAATTGGCTAATCCCCAGCGCGTGTACGAAGCTAAATTGATCGGCACGAATCGATACGCTGATCTTGCGGTCATCAAGATTGAAGCGCATGACCTGCCTGCGATTGCACTGCCGGAGGCATTTCATGTTCGTTTAGGACAGACGGTGATTGCGATTGGATCGCCACAGGGGCTGGACCATACGATCACCAAGGGGATCATCAGTGCGGTGGGAAGACAGCCTGAGCTGGATCGCCCGATGGTGTACGTGCAGACCGATGCGCCGATCAATCCGGGCAATAGCGGCGGGCCGCTGATCGATCGCGATGGCCATTTGATTGGGATCAATACTTTTATTTATAGCTCCGGGGGCGGAAGCGAGGGCCTGGGATTTGCGATCCCTGAACCTGTGGTTCGGTTTGTTTATCACGAGTTGAAGGCGCACGGATTTGTGCCTTCTGTTTCGATTGGAGCGCATGCCCAGGCGATCAGTCCGGACCTTGCGGCGGGCTTGAAGCTGCCTCAGGATCATGGGGTGATCTTCTCTGACGTGGATGCAGGAGGGCCGGCCGCGAACGCGGGGATAAAGGCCGGCGATATTGTAGAGAAGATCGATGGCGTTCCGATCGACTCGTTTCCGAAGTACACGGCTTTTCTTTATGTGCACCAGCGAGGAGCGCCGCTTCGGGTTGAGATTTTACGCGGGGGCAAGCCGGTCACACTGTCGGTAAATCCGGTTGATTCGCTGCCGATGGTAGATAGCTTGTCGGATCTGACGAATCCAAAGAAGGATCTGATTCCCTCTCTCGGCATCTTTGTGATTGACCTCAACGACTTTATCGCTGCGGCGCTGCCTGGACTGCGCTCGAAGCGTGGAGTTGTCGTGGCCGGCGTTCTGGCGGGAGAGCCTGCTACTCTCGCCACACTTGAGGTGGGTGACGTGGTCCGTTCGCTTAATGGTAGGGAGCTAAATAGCTCGGAGGAGTTGCGGCAGCAGCTTGCGAACTTCAAACCGGGCGAGTCGGTGGCGTTAGAGGTGGAACGTCAGGGAGTCTTGCAGTATGTGGCCTTCGAGGTGGAGTAG
- a CDS encoding GNAT family N-acetyltransferase — protein MSEHPLNLEDWKPARLPQPVVLEGRWVRLEPLVTAQHGQAIWSAVNGHDSVWMWLGDGPYPREEDLLQALRAKENDSVSRFFAILPKQPSGQTESAAGYASLMRIDAPNGVIEVGNILFSPQLQRTRAATETIYLMARYAFEELGYRRYEWKCNALNLPSRRAAERFGFTFEGIFRQHMVIKKRSRDSAWYSMLDTEWPDRKRAFERWLDPANFNADGRQITQLTTLSRTHN, from the coding sequence GTGTCTGAGCACCCTCTCAACCTGGAAGACTGGAAGCCCGCACGCCTGCCTCAACCCGTCGTGCTGGAGGGTCGATGGGTTCGACTTGAACCGCTCGTAACCGCGCAGCACGGCCAAGCAATCTGGTCGGCCGTCAACGGCCACGACTCTGTCTGGATGTGGCTGGGCGACGGCCCTTACCCACGCGAAGAGGACCTCCTTCAGGCTCTCCGCGCCAAAGAAAACGACAGCGTCTCCCGCTTCTTCGCCATCCTCCCGAAGCAGCCTTCTGGGCAAACCGAAAGTGCCGCCGGCTACGCCAGCCTCATGCGCATCGACGCACCCAACGGCGTCATTGAAGTCGGCAACATCCTCTTCTCTCCGCAACTGCAAAGAACCCGCGCGGCAACCGAGACCATCTATCTTATGGCCCGATACGCCTTCGAGGAGTTGGGCTATCGACGCTACGAGTGGAAGTGCAACGCGCTCAATCTACCATCACGGCGGGCAGCGGAACGCTTCGGATTTACCTTCGAGGGCATCTTCCGTCAACACATGGTAATAAAAAAGCGCAGCCGCGACTCCGCCTGGTACTCCATGCTCGACACGGAGTGGCCCGATCGCAAGCGCGCCTTTGAACGCTGGCTTGATCCCGCAAACTTCAACGCAGACGGACGCCAGATCACCCAGCTGACCACGTTAAGCCGCACCCACAATTAA
- a CDS encoding DUF6632 domain-containing protein, with translation MKRERALQVVLVVVGLLYCFWGYLLFDNLWHLKWLSGHSDVMPMFLSLNTALGVCLLVAVKHPAKHRLMIAYGAWSSLAHGFTMTIMSAQAVAHGTHRKDSPQDIVIFAVIGVTLLALLPAKQASPVGAPISEPRFAER, from the coding sequence ATGAAACGTGAGCGCGCCTTACAGGTAGTGTTGGTGGTGGTGGGCTTGCTTTATTGCTTTTGGGGCTATCTCCTGTTCGACAATCTGTGGCACCTAAAATGGCTTAGCGGGCATAGTGACGTCATGCCGATGTTCCTGAGCCTTAATACGGCGCTTGGGGTCTGTCTGTTAGTGGCCGTTAAGCATCCGGCCAAGCATCGCTTAATGATCGCCTATGGGGCGTGGTCAAGCCTTGCCCATGGGTTCACAATGACCATCATGTCGGCGCAGGCCGTGGCGCACGGGACGCATAGGAAGGATAGCCCCCAGGACATTGTGATCTTTGCCGTGATTGGAGTCACGCTGCTTGCACTCCTCCCGGCAAAACAAGCATCGCCGGTTGGCGCGCCTATCAGTGAACCGCGCTTTGCCGAACGCTAG
- a CDS encoding zinc ribbon domain-containing protein: MTEQSAVLLVAFLVGLVVAAVLLETARRNVLPRSAMVIAGLAIPMWVVYFASSQGRSLLASKGFLSTMPEALWFGLTFGAFTAAFFLALGYIYGDAKRRLMPAWAWVIAAFLIPNLIGFILYFLFRGPLLGPCSSCGKPIRGGEAFCSHCGCSQGSSIGRTAADNRTI; the protein is encoded by the coding sequence ATGACAGAGCAATCGGCGGTGCTTTTGGTAGCGTTCTTGGTCGGCCTTGTAGTTGCGGCTGTCTTGTTGGAAACCGCAAGACGGAATGTTCTACCCAGGTCTGCAATGGTCATCGCAGGACTGGCGATCCCGATGTGGGTAGTCTATTTTGCTTCCAGCCAGGGCCGTTCCTTACTTGCTTCCAAAGGATTTCTCAGTACCATGCCAGAAGCGCTTTGGTTTGGCTTGACGTTTGGCGCCTTCACCGCGGCTTTTTTCCTTGCCCTCGGATATATCTATGGGGACGCAAAAAGGCGTCTAATGCCTGCTTGGGCCTGGGTGATTGCCGCTTTCCTCATACCCAATTTGATTGGATTCATCCTTTATTTTCTGTTCCGAGGGCCTCTCCTTGGGCCTTGCAGTTCCTGTGGCAAGCCTATTCGGGGAGGAGAAGCATTCTGCTCACACTGCGGATGCTCGCAGGGTTCCAGTATCGGACGCACCGCAGCTGACAATCGCACAATCTGA